The Chanodichthys erythropterus isolate Z2021 chromosome 5, ASM2448905v1, whole genome shotgun sequence sequence TCAGAAGATCATCAAGCATGGAATGACATAGAAATGATGAATGTGTGAAATATCTCTTTAAGAATGTATAATATACTGTTTTAACTCAGAAATATGGCACAGTATGAAAGTGAAATGAGTTGCAAACGCAGTGCAAAATaggtgtgtgagagtgtgtaagtgtgtgtatacacacgagtgtgtgtttatgtgagtGAGTATGCGAGTGTGTGAGTATGCGAgtgtgtaagagtgtgtgtaagTGCGTGTGAGAgcatgagtgtgagtgtgtgagagtgtataTGTGTGCGTGATGAACTTTCAGACCAGAAGAGTAAACACCGCTCGGTGAGGTCAGGACTTTAGTTACACAGATAAGCCAGACTATTGTGAGTAGGTCTGATTACACAACACTGCAGAAAGCTTTACTAACAGATCATTCAATCAGCTTTTGAGATGGTGAATCCACCAATGAAATAAAAGGTTAAATATAGCCAATGGAATATGAAACTCAAGTTTTTCAAAGTGGAGACTGACGCTGTGTGTATTTTCAGTTTCCATCTCTTCCAAGTCAATCGGTGAAGCACATCATGGAAATACTCATTCATttgagcctcaaaaacactcattgAGATCCTGAGCTGTTGTGGCTGTAAACACTAATTCACATCTGACACAAAAGCagaaactttgtttaggcaacAGCTATGAAAAACATTGAGTTTGATAGCAGAACAGATGACCGACTAACATAATGAGCAATAGTGAGATTTACCTCATGCCATGGGTGTAAAAACTACTAGTTATACAAAAGTATAGATAGTAAGTGAAAATTTTACAAGTATCtgtaatacataaatatacgtaacactttacagttaggtcttatttattaacataagttaatgcattaactaacatgaactatatgataaaatgcattaactaacagatacaacttttgatcttaACATTAACTGAGATTAATAATGCTGTAGAAGTTTTGATTGTCAGTTCATgctaactaatgaaaccttattgtaaaatatacctgaaagtaaaaaaatacaacttgcATATTAAAAATGAAGTAACCTAGCTAAAAAAAGAGGATATTCTTGTTTAATCATTTTCAGTCTCTCAAAGTGAATTCCAAAAAATGTTGCCAGTCATAActgataacgataactatattagcgtccacaccagcacacaatattgttctgtttattgtaaGTGCTGCATTTTTgtcgctttaaatgctcaaactCAAAGTAGGATGGATCTGTGctgttatcgttatagttctTTTActattcttttacatttagaattatttttcaaactatatctttatcatcTTTGGTGTGAACAGGACTTATCTAGAAATAAAATTGTAAGGAGGAAAAAGtactatttttttcttaagaaaTGTACATACAAGTAGTCAAtagaacaaaacattttataatcAAGATACAGTTAATGGAGAAGCAAAATAACTGAAGATAAGtctttaatgaaaaatgtatcaaaatgaagcgagtttttgcttaaaacaagaacaaacatTTGCCAATGGGGTCAGAGAAATAAacaaaggggacctataatgcccctttcacaagtcTCCAGTGtgcccagaatgtgtctgtgaagtttcagctcaaaataccccacagatcatttattatagcttgtcatatttgcccctatttgggtgcgagcaaaaacacaccatttttgtgtgtgtccctttaaatacaaatgagctgctgctcccggccccctctccagaagagggcggagctttaacaactCAACAACAagaaagctggagaatctcacgcagacaaaatgaggattgtcagtaacggtgttcagccttacattgttcaaaccggagtcgacactgatggagagactcaggaagaagttacaacttttagacgtttctgaacggttagtggataaatttatgtagttgctgtggagttgattcaactcatccactagcatgtgccgtcatgttcatcttttgtgcaaatccagtgttgaattgactcGTTTCTGAAGCAGTCCAGCATAAAATGACGgaatgacaacaacactctactacaacaactcttcctcttctctaaagcagcccaacatggccacaccccctttgttgcgtgttcttgggggcggggtttatgtaaattttggggtttgtgatgttatCAACCAGAGAAgcagctcgttgtagtccctaccagccatttgttgtagtccttaaacagagaattctgtaaaagaaaaaaaaatctccatttgcattgaactttgagcgtcggaactttgcagatgttgtttatgatcaaacagcaacattacacactaactaaagtttaaaaagagAAATCATTAATCAACCACCCTTTCaattcaaagggaaaacaaTATTTTTCTGAGCCCATTGACAGATatttttccttgttttaaacacaaactctcttcattttcatacatttttcagtaaacaagacttaacatcttcagtcattttgcttctccaggaaatgtatcttgatttaagaatgtttagatatttgtgttggaaaacaagacaaaaacactgaGGAAGAGCATCATTTTGTGCTGCAGTGTTTAAACTGcacttgaataaaaaaaaaaagtaaaaactaaaaaaagtcaaatatacagtaatcTCAATATTTCACACCCGACTCACGCATAGGCAACCCAATAGCATTTTGAAAGTAAACCACTTTGCCGTGCCCACGTGCAAAAGAACACTGCAGAAAGAACattgcttttatattttattctatttacaGCACATAAAAAATCCACCGCTGAGCAGTGGGTGGTGGCAGATATAAAGCACTCGATGCCTGCAGAGAGTCCATAATCATAAGCCAGCTGGAAAAATGCACCAAAACCTGCGACTGTACTTCACTTCGAGCTTAAAATACACCTGGAGCGGCGCGAGATCTTGAGCGAGACCTCTTGAAACGCTCGCGTCCCGAAGGTCAGTCCGGCCATCTCAACAACTCCGATGCGTCACAGCAGACATACAGATACTCAAGCCCACGTACGCCTCCACTCATTCAGCAGACACATGATTGAACACGCTGCTTTTTATGCTTTAATGAAAGAGACGGTGCATAGGAGCGTACAGTTCTGTCCATATCTCCAGTGGAACATTTCATAAGGAGGAAAGCAACGATGTCTAATGTAAATCAGGCTAAACGTGGTAATACAGTGTACACAACTTCCTGAAAGCGTCCTTTAATTCGAaatctgtttaataaaaattaaaaatcacttCAAAAGCGATGGGTTGGCTCCTCCGAGAGTCTGCAAACAACGAGTTCACAGCAGGCCACCAAGGTATGGATAAAGTGCTTCTCTTAACGtgacattaaataattaaagcaAAAGAAAACATCACATAATCAGAGCGAAATAAGAAAATGGAGGACAGGAGATATATTTCTTCAAGGGGACAGAAAACTaggtggagagagagagagagagagagagaaagtgaagCGACGGACAAACTGACATACTGCATGGTGTAAGACCTACATGATGCAAAAGGGAATTTCACATTTTCTTAATCTGAAGAAACAGACAAAGTAAGACTTGTCGTTTAGGTTTCATAATACGGATATTCGTCAGTCCGTTCCGTTCTGGCGTCCAGTCATAAACGGACAGTGAAGCAAACCGTCAGTCATAAGAAACAGCAGCAGTGTGATCTTACAGGATTATTTCGAGGCCAGTCACCGGTCGAGTGTTTTTCGTGAATAAATACATTCGGATTTAGTGTCAAGCTACTTGTTCTAATATAATGTATGtcctaaaaaacaaacaaacgaaaGATGGAGAGACAAACAAAGAGGAGATGGGGGAATTGTTCGCTCCGAATCGTCTTTTAAGATGTTCCCACGTTCTCCTTGTGGCCCCTCAAACTCAGTCTGCTCATCACAAGGCAGACATTTTCTTCCAACAGTCGTGTGTGGGGGAGGAAAAAAGCACCTTCCCCTCATGGTATCCGTGGCAAATGAAGGCGCTCTCCGTCCTGGGAGGCTGCCACATACTGGGAGCGCCTGCAGACCCCTGAATGACAGCCAGTCCACTGCCGTCCTCGTCCTCTACGGagagaaaacaaacatgaaacgcTAAGAGGTTTAGAAATATACTTTTAATTCATCTATTCAGCACTGACAAAAAATATGCAATTAATTAAAACACAATATTTGTGTGCACTGTGCATTTCTATGATTCGAGTATCACGATAACCAGCTAACATCAAACCACTGAGAGATTGCTGCAAGTTGAGGACATTACGTAAAGAGCATACGTATGTATTTAATAAATGGTGatgcataaaaaaatgcatgcataaaaatgcatgcaaaaaataaaaatgcataatgcaaaaaaagatgcataaaaatgcatgaataaaaatgcatattgcaaaaaaaaggatgcataaaaatgcatatttttttatttctacagcgctttatacaatacagattgtttcaaagcagcttcacagtaataaacaggaaaataatgatcaatgatgcaaacatcAAATATAAgacaaattaaacaaaataataaaatgcaccACTGAAGTTTGGATCTGCAGGCATGAAGTCATGCAAAGCACAGTCTAGATGACTAAATATGGCTGCAGGCAAATTCAAGAGTCCAAACACTGGCAGTGGGAGCGGCTTGTGAACTTGAGACAATATTGAACCAAGACAGCATCTGATCCTCAATAAACATGAGGTGACCTAGCAATCTCCAAAGAAACTGAGGCCATGGGAACCAACCGGGAAGTTAAAGACGATTCTATGCTAAACTAATCAAAAATCAAGTCTGTTTTCAGTCTAATAGTGTTTGGGCATCATTGCTTCAAGAAATTCAAAGAAAATGTGCacctaaaagaaaaaatatgtcATGTAtccaccttcatgtcattccaaactgtatgacttactttcttctgcgGAACACAAAAGTAGAAGTTCAGCCCtatgttcatgctgctctttaTAACTAAAGCAGACTAGGAAAGGTTTTACAGCCCTGATCaaagtataaataaatactgtataaataCTTAAGTATTTATACTATAAATACTGTATATCTTTGCCCAAGACTCAAGGCAAACCATGCAATAGagatttgtgtgaggaacagattgAAATCATCACAGTGCATCACAAATGTGCCATGTTTATGGAGAAGCATAAATGAGATGTAAGAACTATAGTGGAAAACAAAAGCCCAGTCACCATACTGTCATTGTGCAGCAGCGTCAACATActtgcaaaatttacttttgtgttccacagaaaaagttGTAGTCATTCGGACTTAGAAAGACAcgtgaataaatgatgatagagtttgaaattttgttttttaaaagaaaaagcaAAGATAAAAACGTACAAGGGTAACACTGCATGCAATGCACCTGATGAGTCAAATGCATCAAACAGACAGAAAAAATTCAGTCAAGATATGCACAGTTAAAAAGGATCCCTAAAGATACTAATACAAGGCCTTTCTTTAGGGATTAGGGATTGCACTGATTAATTGATCCACAATGTGGCAAAACTGCCAGCCGAAAAAGAAACAAGATAagcaaaacaacaacagcaaactACTGGAGATGCAACAAAAACAGATGCCTGCGTTGGTGAGCGCTTGCGTGAAGGAGTTCAGAGATTGACGCAACTCTGAGGGTtgctttttttacttttttaaaaaaaagatgtaatataagtctaaggtgtcccctgaatgtgtctgtgaagtttcagctcaaaataccccatagattttttttttttattaatttttttaactgcctattttggggcataattagaaatgagccgattcagggtgtgtggccctttaaatctggtgctccacaccccaagagctcgcgcttgccttaaacaacataaaaaaagttcaaacagctaatataaccctcaaaatggatctttacaaagtgttcgccatgcagcatgtctaatcgcgcaagtacagtgtttattttgatgtttacatttgattctgaacgagtttgaggctatgctccgttgCTAACgactaatgctacactgttggagagatttataaagaatgaagttgtgtttatgcattatatagactgcaagtgttaaataatgaaaatagcgacggctcttgtctccgtgaatacagtaagaaacgatggtaactttaaccacatttaacagtacattagcaacatgctaacgaaacatttagaaagacaattgacaaatatcactaaaaatatcatgttatcttgaatcatgtcagttattatcgcgccatctgccattttttgctattatccttgcttgcttacctagtctgttgattcagctctgcacagattcagacgttctgcccttgtctaatgcctttcataatgttgggatcatgggctggcatatgcaaatattgggggcgtacaccccgactgttacgtaacagtcggtgttatgttgagattcgcctgttcttctgaggtcttttaaacaaattagatttatataagaaggaggaaacaatggagattgagactcactgtatgtcttttccatgtactgaactcttgttatttaactatgctgaagtaaattcaatttttgaatctagggcacctttaagctgtACGCATACGCTTTCCGTCAAAATCGAAGTATGCTTTGggcttaaatggttagttcacccaaaaatgaaaattctgtcatgtactcacactcatgtcgttccacacccataagactttcatccATTAACACAAATGGATTTATTTTAGGATCTCTTCATGAATGTTTTAAAGTATCAGAGTTTTGGGTGAATAGACTTTCAATGGAGAGGcagaatacattaaaaatatcttcatttgtttcaagaagtcttacaggtttggaatgatatgagggtgagtataaattacagaattttcagttttgggtgaataaCCTCTTTAACAGTATAATGACAAGCAAAGAAAGACTCACCTAAGTTTCGCAGTGAGCCAGTAGAGAAGTGATTTCCGCGCTCATGTGTCCCACTGCCTTGGCGGCCTCCATGATGGCACGACGGTACATCCCTTTCTTTTTGCGGTTGAAGCGTGACCTGAAGAATTCGCGGAACGGCGACAGTTTGGCAACCGAGAGTTGGGAGGTGGTGGGGGAACCAAACCAGGACACTTTAGCTTCAGGCCAAGGAGCATCAACCTCGCCTTCTTCTCTACGAGTACCGCTAATACTTAGTATCCGAGCAGGCCACCAAGGGAAGCCGTGAATCTTTCCCCAAACAACATCACCTACTGTCACAGCATAACCTTCCTCGGTCACGCACTTAGTCATGCTGCGAGTGTGCAGTCGTACGGTTAGAGGTGGAACAGTCTTGCTTTCCCCTTGAGAGGAAGACGACACTGAGATGTCGTCACCTGGAGCGAGATCGCACAGTTCTGGCGACGTGCCATCCGAGCTGAACGACTTGGACTCATCTAGACTGTCGCTGCTGCACACGGAAAGGCTCGAAGAGTCTGCTTTCCTCTTCCGGAAGTTAATGAGTAAAGTCAGGTCACCGTGCCGTTCGACTTCCTCACCTGACCAAAGTTCTAGCGAGTTCTTCTCCGCACCATCCTCGGATTGACAGTTGGGAACTCTGGGGCTTCTTCTCTGGGCGCCACTGACCAGTTCTGCCTCGTACACGGACACCTGCTCCGCTCCATCGGCCCGGGATCTTAAGCGTATCTTGGGCGATGGGGCCTCTGGACTAGCCAACTTTGGGAGCTTGAGTTTGGGAATGGAAATGGTAAGACCTGTTCGGATGGCGTCCATTGGCGGTTGCACTACTTTCTGGGATTCCTTGGAGGTGTCTCTTTGTCCGTGGCCATTCTGCAACAACTGTTTTGGACAGAAGGGTTTGACAGAACCGTGTACTCTTGAGGGGATCTTCATTACTTCGCCTTTACCTTGTGGAGTGCTATAGGAGATCTTAATTACAGGACTGTGGGGAATCACGTCCCCTCCGGGAAACTTCTCATCGTCTTTCTTGTCCTTTCGAAAGCGTTTGCTGTCGTATACCATTGAATCCTCTCTTCTCTTCGACTCCTTGCTGTTGCTGTCACCATCATCCTTCCTCTTGGCCGGAGTTGATTTAGTGTCCTCGTCTTCTTGAGGTGCGTTCTCTTTCCTGGACGTCTTGGGCACTGTTGGTCCATCTTTGCTGTCCTCATCGCTGTTTAGTGTGTTTTTACATTTCTCGCACAACACCTGCCGAGGTCTCAGTCGGATTGTGCTCATGGTCATCCTTCCAGACTCTCGACTTCGTCTTTTCTTCCTTTTGATTGGACGAGGCGGCGGTTGAGGAACCCACTGGTTGTACGTGTGCCGGACCCACATGGGCTGCGGGAAGGGAGCACCCTCAAAGTACGGAGGGTACGTCGGCTGGCCCGGCTGTACTGGGATGGGTACGGGGGCAGGAGGTGCCATCGCTGGCTCCGTGTTCTCATCTTTTGGTCGCTGTGAAGGCTGACTAATGGGTTTAGAAGGAGCCTCTTCACTCAAGACTTCACAGTCTGGTCTCAATATGAGGCTCTCTTCTGTTTTTCCAACAACGTCTGGAAGGCAAAACAGCCCAGTCCTATGGAAGAGAATCAAGAGGGAAATATAAGAGCCAAGCACTTTCACACTAACAGAATCAGAGTGATGGAGGTTAATTACCAGAAGTACTGCACTTCTGTGCATtgtagagctgcatgattctgTATAAGTTgagaataacattttttttaaatagagatCACAAATCCCCCatgattctgaatagacaacaaaacaaaataacatgtaatttactagaggttcagacaaaatgttaattgctacagtctaaaaaaaaaaaatgcatttacttTGAaactaactttttaaaaatcagtttgagtgaatgattcaatgactcaatcataaagacttcacttgtttcattactggtgaatcagcatttttgaatgaatcatctcttgaatgaatgattcaatagcaaatacattttaactcgtcgccacctactggtgtaacaatgtaattcACACAATCTGtatttgaagcatcaagttactttcaaaaggagacttactctattttgatcactactgcagacatcagtgtttgtatccgaactataaacttttatcccagtacttctgtgtaAATTAGAATTATTGTAAGACAGAAATAacaatactgtgtggttgaaaagactgtttcaGAAGCTGTTTCATAActatacatgacaactgctTTCTCTCAATGAGCAGCAGCGCCAATGCAGATCTGAATGTTCGCTGTGATCTTAGAATctttgtcatttaggaataagattgcGTGCGTGTTTaatgattaatcatgcagcttaAGGCACAATGGGCAACACAACAGTTTCCTGATTATTGTGATAAACTAGTgataactttattaataatcaagaCTTTTATTTAAGGGCATGACACACCAAGTCGATGATCGGCCATTGGGTAATCAGTGAGCATCAGTTGGGCTAGTTTTTGAGCATAAGCATGTTGAATAGGCGTCGGCCGTTGGGAAAAGAGATCACTTTTAATGACAGTAACAAAGAAAGCAAACGATGAAGACTAGGGCACACACATAAAATTTACCTTCATCTTCATCTTGTTggagcatatgcaaatattttcaCAACGACATGGCCGTATGTAGCCTATTTAATATAAGTGAAGACAAACCGATCAGCATGATTCATATTCAAAATGGTAATAGAGGGCTGCTTTGATTACGGTTCATATATTCGCATTCCTAGTTCACATTCCCTTTTTTGAATGGCAAATACAGACTACTGCTATCTGTTGTTGTGGATAGGCACAGAACATAAACGCTGGTTGGCCGTCTTTTCATCTCTGCTAGTTCTTTgacgtcggtttggtgtgtacTGGCCTTCAAAGTGAAGAATGTAATTACAGTGCCAATTAAACTCAGACTCAGGCTCGGGTTTGAATTGAGATGGCAAAATCAATGCCAGCTTTTCTGTCcatacattgtatacaatgtcTTGTGAATTGATAGCTGTCATTTAGTTATGGCAATGGGCGCgtgcagtagaccaatcacagaggattgggccatctgaccaatcagagcagtgtaGGCTCATAGAAAGGAggagtttagagagactgattctTCAAACTGCTTCTAACGAATCGTTTACGAActgaggtgaaattaaatgtatattctgagaaaacaaatgttttttgaccctgcatgcatgtaaacctgttgtaggagactaGCAA is a genomic window containing:
- the pwwp2b gene encoding PWWP domain-containing protein 2B isoform X2, with product MEAIAEELRAGSRIPVTVDQIVNDTLVVTLTYRERSYTGILLDCSRKTGLFCLPDVVGKTEESLILRPDCEVLSEEAPSKPISQPSQRPKDENTEPAMAPPAPVPIPVQPGQPTYPPYFEGAPFPQPMWVRHTYNQWVPQPPPRPIKRKKRRSRESGRMTMSTIRLRPRQVLCEKCKNTLNSDEDSKDGPTVPKTSRKENAPQEDEDTKSTPAKRKDDGDSNSKESKRREDSMVYDSKRFRKDKKDDEKFPGGDVIPHSPVIKISYSTPQGKGEVMKIPSRVHGSVKPFCPKQLLQNGHGQRDTSKESQKVVQPPMDAIRTGLTISIPKLKLPKLASPEAPSPKIRLRSRADGAEQVSVYEAELVSGAQRRSPRVPNCQSEDGAEKNSLELWSGEEVERHGDLTLLINFRKRKADSSSLSVCSSDSLDESKSFSSDGTSPELCDLAPGDDISVSSSSQGESKTVPPLTVRLHTRSMTKCVTEEGYAVTVGDVVWGKIHGFPWWPARILSISGTRREEGEVDAPWPEAKVSWFGSPTTSQLSVAKLSPFREFFRSRFNRKKKGMYRRAIMEAAKAVGHMSAEITSLLAHCET
- the pwwp2b gene encoding PWWP domain-containing protein 2B isoform X1, producing MAPPAPVPIPVQPGQPTYPPYFEGAPFPQPMWVRHTYNQWVPQPPPRPIKRKKRRSRESGRMTMSTIRLRPRQVLCEKCKNTLNSDEDSKDGPTVPKTSRKENAPQEDEDTKSTPAKRKDDGDSNSKESKRREDSMVYDSKRFRKDKKDDEKFPGGDVIPHSPVIKISYSTPQGKGEVMKIPSRVHGSVKPFCPKQLLQNGHGQRDTSKESQKVVQPPMDAIRTGLTISIPKLKLPKLASPEAPSPKIRLRSRADGAEQVSVYEAELVSGAQRRSPRVPNCQSEDGAEKNSLELWSGEEVERHGDLTLLINFRKRKADSSSLSVCSSDSLDESKSFSSDGTSPELCDLAPGDDISVSSSSQGESKTVPPLTVRLHTRSMTKCVTEEGYAVTVGDVVWGKIHGFPWWPARILSISGTRREEGEVDAPWPEAKVSWFGSPTTSQLSVAKLSPFREFFRSRFNRKKKGMYRRAIMEAAKAVGHMSAEITSLLAHCET